The Schistosoma haematobium chromosome 7, whole genome shotgun sequence genome contains a region encoding:
- a CDS encoding hypothetical protein (EggNog:ENOG410V6YZ~COG:K) produces the protein MLGIIENHSKEMSNSYNTISSNTPSINFHIQQLLHSSNNDNTSSDLSIKRNRTTTTTMTTTTTTTTATENRYNSREKYPTVSLNDTHDTINPNKKDQSNINTTIITQLLNNYDPEKLLLFTKLTQNLCKDLTETPSELQSSLKTKLDITKMFHYLQQYYNKDVNNNLRKKLLTDEQHHHQYRHHDYPHDLDEDHGQDDIITVKVNEEYEDNLKFIKNLIKDYMESKDNSLKTQLQQDELKSALFYSTNNNNSNNNMDENDAKYAQKIYEFLTNECGTHNLLPFMLHNPVSGYSSIQIYNRNTISSKQCRRRKARTVFSDNQLNGLEHRFETQHYLSTPERIELANRLNLSETQVKTWFQNRRMKHKKLKRSIPDLQFTQNNSSSRCQSSTGDDDRCSSVEDNVNVNISLTSNGIVFSSSSSSSSNINEIIDMTSGRRIQKNQDNHYGVASEIKKQEFHGNYVQNNMENCNLFSNISSQIEGSIVTPSTLLPKSTAISSSSSPLTSPTVSMLTSLSFSNPYPPHTSNLMPISDNHRNWTNFTSQLKMDKIIKNFLAYDHSEKDYSESALDFTTTTTTTTTTTTANNNHNCSSDSSPNYIHDHYKPSIISYDIDSTDYTCSKDYSPVRKIKPD, from the exons ATGCTG ggaATTATTGAAAACCA TTCaaaagaaatgtcaaattctTATAATACAATATCAAGTAATACACCTTCAATAAATTTCCATATTCAACAATTATTACATTcatcaaataatgataatacttcTAGTGATTTGAGCATAAAAAGAAATagaacaacaacgacaacaatgacaacgacgacgacgacaacaacagcaacagaGAACAGATATAATTCCAGGGAAAAATATCCAACAGTTTCATTGAATGATACTCATGATACAATAAATCCAAATAAAAAAGATCAGTCCAATATAAATACAACAATCAttactcaattattaaataattatgatccagaaaaacttttattatttacaaaattaacACAAAATTTATGTAAAGATCTTACTGAAACCCCATCTGAATTACAAAGTTCTTTGAAAACTAAATTAGATATTACAAAAATGTTTCATTATCTTCAACAATATTATAATAAAGATGTGAATAATAATCTAAGAAAAAAGTTATTGACTgatgaacaacatcatcatcagtaCCGTCACCATGACTACCCTCATGACCTTGATGAGGATCATGGACAAGATGATATAATAACAGTCAAAGTCAATGAAGAATATGAGgataatttgaaatttattaaaaatttaataaaagattatatggaaagtaaAGATAATTCATTAAAAACTCAATTACAACAGGATGAATTGAAATCTGCCCTAttctattcaaccaataataataatagtaataataatatggatGAGAATGATGCAAAATATGCACAAAAAATTTATGAATTTTTAACAAATGAATGTGGAACTCATAATTTATTACCATTTATGTTACATAATCCTG tatCCGGTTATTCTTCAATACAAATTTATAACAGAAACACAATCTCATCGAAACAATGTCGACGTCGTAAAGCACGAACTGTGTTTAGTGATAATCAATTAAATGGTTTAGAGCATCGTTTTGAAACACAACATTATTTATCTACACCAGAACGTATTGAGTTAGCGAATCGGTTAAATTTGTCAGAAACTCAA GTGAAAACTTGGTTTCAAAATCGACGTATGAAACACAAAAAGTTAAAGCGCAGTATACCGGATTTACAATTTACACAAAATAATTCATCTTCAAGATGCCAAAGTTCTACAGGAGACGATGATAGATGTTCGAGTGTAGAAGACAACGTCAATGTCAATATTTCTTTAACATCGAATGGAATTGTATTTtcctcatcatcatcgtcatcatctaacataaatgaaattattgatatgacatcaggtcGTAGAATTCAAAAGAATCAAGATAATCATTACGGTGTAGCCTCGGAAATCAAAAAACAAGAATTTCATGGTAATTATGTTCAGAATAACATGGAAAACTGTAATTTATTCTCGAACATATCGTCTCAAATAGAAGGATCAATAGTGACACCATCGACTTTATTACCAAAATCAACAGCTATATCTTCTTCATCATCGCCACTAACATCACCAACAGTATCAATGTTGACATCTTTATCTTTCTCAAATCCATATCCTCCTCACACTTCAAATCTAATGCCTATAAGTGATAATCATCGGAACTGGACAAATTTCACATCACAACTTAAAAtggataaaataattaaaaattttcTAGCATATGATCATAGCGAGAAAGATTATTCTGAATCTGCTCTTGATTTtactaccaccactactactaccacaactactactactgctaataataatcataactgTAGTAGTGATTCAAGTCCCAACTATATCCATGACCATTACAAACCTTCCATCATATCATATGACATCGATTCCACAGACTACACGTGTAGCAAAGATTATTCACCAGTGAGAAAGATAAAACCCGACTGA